A single Xylanimonas cellulosilytica DSM 15894 DNA region contains:
- a CDS encoding VOC family protein: MHINNTFLPHTDPDASLAFYRDVLGFEVRLDVGQGTMRWITVAPPGAETAVVLYPPAADPGVTQDEQRTIAEMMAKGTYATIVLSTPTLDEDFDRIAAAGAEVVQEPTDQPYGLRDAAVRDPAGNQVRLNQARLSEDPAGQGA; the protein is encoded by the coding sequence ATGCACATCAACAACACGTTCCTCCCTCACACCGATCCTGACGCCTCGCTGGCGTTCTACCGCGACGTGCTCGGCTTCGAGGTTCGTCTCGACGTCGGGCAGGGCACCATGCGCTGGATCACCGTCGCCCCGCCCGGAGCGGAGACCGCCGTCGTGCTCTACCCGCCGGCGGCCGACCCGGGCGTGACGCAGGACGAGCAGCGCACGATCGCCGAGATGATGGCCAAGGGCACCTACGCGACGATCGTCCTGTCGACGCCGACCCTGGACGAGGACTTCGACCGCATCGCCGCCGCGGGCGCGGAGGTGGTCCAGGAGCCCACCGACCAGCCGTACGGGCTGCGCGACGCCGCGGTCCGGGACCCGGCGGGCAACCAGGTCCGCCTCAACCAGGCCCGTCTCAGCGAGGACCCGGCCGGGCAGGGCGCCTGA
- a CDS encoding helix-turn-helix transcriptional regulator translates to MTSSDVDRLRELALLRRVRDRMDREYALPLDVAALAAGVHVSAGHLSRQFKAAYGESPYEYLMTRRVERAMALIRRGDLTITEVCFAVGFHSLGTFSTRFTELVGMSPSVYRDRAATDARGLPTCVVKAVTRPLRRPGGEPVRIEEATGEPPAVR, encoded by the coding sequence GTGACCAGCAGCGACGTCGATCGGTTGCGTGAGCTTGCACTGTTGCGGCGGGTGCGGGACCGGATGGACCGGGAGTATGCGCTGCCGCTGGACGTGGCGGCGCTGGCGGCGGGTGTGCACGTCTCGGCGGGGCATCTGAGCCGGCAGTTCAAGGCGGCGTACGGGGAGTCGCCGTACGAGTACCTGATGACGCGGCGGGTGGAGCGGGCGATGGCCCTGATCCGGCGTGGCGACCTGACGATCACGGAGGTGTGCTTCGCCGTCGGGTTCCACTCGCTGGGGACGTTCTCGACGCGGTTCACGGAGCTGGTGGGCATGTCGCCAAGCGTGTACCGCGACCGTGCGGCGACGGATGCGCGGGGACTGCCGACGTGCGTGGTCAAGGCGGTGACGCGGCCGCTGCGGCGGCCGGGCGGGGAACCGGTCAGGATCGAAGAAGCCACCGGGGAGCCACCCGCCGTACGTTGA